One Vibrio rumoiensis genomic window, GTACACAACGTCTTAAACTTTGTGCCACCGACTTCAATAATTCATCGCCGGCATTATGACCAAAGGAATCATTCACCGCTTTAAAACCATCAAGATCGAGAAATAACACCGCCACTTTACGATTATGTGCTTTTGCTGAAGCAATGGAATCGGTTAAACGCTGCATAAACAAGGTTCGTGTAGGTAACCCCGTTAATATGTCATGGTATGCCATATGATGAATTTTCTGCTTCGCCGCTTTTAAATCGGTAATATCTTCCTTTATCTTTACATAGTGTGTAATTTTCCCATTGGCTTGAACCATTGGTGCTATTGAAGCTAACTCCCAAAACAGTTCGCCATTTTTCTTTAAGCTCTTCAATTCGCCACGCCACACGTACCCATCTTCTAAACGTTGCAATATAACGGGCATCTCTTCTGCCATGACTTCTTTAGGATGAAGAATATCGATATTGGCACCAAACAACTCTTCCTTTGAATAACCCGTTTTCTTAATCAACTCTGGATTCGCATATTCAATCGTCCAATCACGATTCACGATCATAATAGAAGAGGCTGAATGTTCCATTGCCAATAAGTAAGAACGAAATTTCGATTCAAGAATTGAGTATGTTTGTAGAACCAAAGTGATCGCAAGGCCACTAATGATAAAAATGCTGCTTAAATACAAAATAGTTTCAGCTACACCACCATCCAGTGGTGCTTTTCCATTTGGATATAGTATCTCCATAATTCCACGCATCACATGAAAAAAGGCAAATAAACCAAAAATGATGGCAACAGGGTGACTGGATTTTTTACGTACTCGATTATTATCAGTGACCAGCGTAAAAACAATTGCAATACACACAGTGGCGACAAGGAAAGAGTACAGCACCGTTCTAATCGTTAAGCTTGGGTAGATGTAATAAAAATAATAAAATAAAAATGCCGTTAAAAACGTAATAACAAAATCATAAAAAATAAAAGGCTTTCGCTCCGTAAAAATACGAAGCCCATGGAAAATAAGCTGCATCCCTAACACAATGGCGGTGTTCACAACGACGATCGAAATGAACATTGGAATGTAACCTCGGGCAACGGTAAACACACTGCCTGCCCCAATCAGCGTGATCCCTAACGCCCAGTGGCCCACTCCTGTAGACTTTGGTCTGATTCTCCATAAAAAAGCTAAAACAATAGAAGCACCTATCGTGATAAGGCTGACAGCAACCAACAGTGTTCTATTATCCAATACGATCATAATAACCCATTATAAAAAATGAAGACGCGACAAATATTTGCCGCGCATTCTACTTGCTTTTAACCATTTCAAAAACAGATTAATTATTTACATTCCCTTTACAAAGGAGCTGGTTATAAAAATGTACAGATAAATATATTAATTATTAATAACTTACCTTATTTAACTCATTCAAATGTATATTTGTCTATACATAAATCATTCAATTAAATGACAAAATCAATAATATCCCAGTGAATTCATGCAGTAATTATTGATAATAGAAGGACAAGCGCGATCTAAATAAGAAAATAGTACCCACTGCTGATAAATGTGTTAGAGAAAGGCATTCATGCTGAAATAAAAATCAATATAAGAATGACTTTTTAATATAATGAGCTTTTGCAGAAGATTAAAGAGCTAACATATTTACCTTTTAGACACAAACCACCTCAAACTTGTGATCTTTATCACGCAAAGAGATCATTTTTTGTAACAAATGAAACGAGTTCTTAGTGAACTCTGCTAATCTCCGCTTCACTTTGAAATGTTGTACAAAGTATTCATATGGAGATCAGTTCATGACGAACGACAACAAAAACAAACGCTCACTTACGAGCAAAATTTTATTCGGCATGTTTGCCGGTATTCTATGTGGATTTTTAATTCGCAATTTCTTCTCTGGTAATGAATTCATCGACGGTTATATCGTTAATGGTTTATTCGATGTTGGTGGCAAAATTTTCATTGCTAGCTTAAAAATGCTAGTTATCCCTCTTGTCTTTGTTTCGCTAGTTTGCGGAACAAGTTCATTAAAAGACATTACAACGTTAGGACGCTTGGGTGGTAAAACACTTGCTTTCTACATCACAACAACCGCAGTTGCGATTACTCTAGCATTAGTGATGGGGATTTTCTTCCAACCAGGTGCCGGTGCCGATTTAACATCAGCGACCTCATTTAGTACAGCTGAAGCCCCGTCACTAGGTCAAGTTATCGTTGGCATGTTCCCAAGTAACCCAATGGCAGCAATGTCACAAGGTAATACCTTACAAGTTATCGTATTTGCCGTGTTATTTGGTATTGCGATTAGCCTTGCGGGTGAAGCTGGACAACGTGTTGCAAACTTCTTCAATGATGTGAATGAAGTGATCATGAAGCTTGTCACCATTTTAATGGAAGTGGCGCCTTACGGTATTTTCTTCTTAATGGCAAAACTATTTACTGGTCTCGGCTTAGATGCTATCGGTAACTTAGCAGCATATTTCCTTGTTTTGGTTTCCGCCCTGCTCATCCACGCATTTATCACTTACAGTGTTCTACTAAAAGTACTTTCGGGCTTAAACCCAATTGCTTTTTGGAAGAAGATGAAAGATGCAATTATGTTTGCATTTTCGACAGCATCTTCGAATGCAACCATTCCTGTTACGATGGAAACCGCGACTCATCGTTTAGGTGTGAGCAATAAGATCGCTTCTTTTACTGTTCCACTTGGTGCAACCATCAACATGGACGGTACCGCGATCATGCAAGGTGTTGCGACGGCATTTATTGCTCAAGCTTTCAATGTTGATTTGAGCCTTGGTGATTATGCGACAGTCATTCTTACAGCAACACTTGCTTCAGTAGGTACAGCTGGCGTTCCTGGTGTAGGCCTTATCATGCTGGCAATGGTACTTAACCAAGTTGGTCTACCCCTAGAAGGTATTGCACTGATAATGGGTGTTGACCGCTTACTGGATATGATCCGTACTGCGGTGAACATCACTGGTGATAGCGTTGTAACTTGTATTGTTGCTAAATCTGAAAATGAATTAAACATTGATACCTTTAATGACCCTAAAGCTGGTGAAATTGAGCTAGGTTTACGTTCTAAATCTTAACGCTTTCACTTAAGTCCAAAAGCCCTTAACTAGAGTTCATCGTTTGATACTGGTTAAGGGCTTTTTTACTAGGAATATTAAACAGTGAGCAGTACCTAAATTTTATTATTATTCTCGTGTTAACCTCATCTTTCTCTTCTTTTTTGTGACGCCAATCTATGAATCAAGAAACCAAAGCGACCCTTATTCTGATCTGTACCACTATCTTTGCAGGTCTCGGTTGGATATTTTCTAAGCAAGCGATTATGGGTCTCCCTCCTTTTGCTTTCATCGGAACTCGCTTTATTGCGGCCTCAATACTGTTATTCCCCTTTTGCTATAAACAACTCTTTAAATTAACGCGCACTCAAATAATAAATTCAGCCAGTGTTGGCATATTAATGTCATGCGCATTATTAACGTGGGTAACGGCAATCTCGGTAACCGATACGCTCGCCGAAGGGGCTTTTATTTCAAGTCTCGCCATGCTGTTTGCACCACTTGTGGGATGGGCTTTATTCAAACAAAAACCAATCCGTATGTTTTGGATTTCATTACCTTTTGCGATTCTGGGACTTGGTTTTTTGTCACTTTCTAATGGATATCATCATTCCCCAAGCCAGATTTGGTTTCTTATATCTGCATTTATGCTCGCTTTTCATTTTAACTTTAATGCGAAATATGCTCAGAGCGTTCCCAGCTTAGTACTGGCCTGTATCCAGCTCTTTGTGGTCGGTGTTATTGGAACGATAGCTTCACTGATATTGGAAGAGTGGCCAGAGCATGTTTCAGAAACCACCTGGATGTGGCTCGCCCTCAGTACCATTGTCGCCACTAGCTTACGTTATGTGATGCAAACCATGGGGCAAAAACTTACCACCTCAGGCAATGCAGCCATTATTATGATTTTGGAGCCCGTATGGGCGAGTTCATTAAGTGTGGTGTTTTATGGCGATGATATGCCAGCAGGAAAAGTAATTGGTTGTACTCTAATCCTATGGTCGCTCTTTGTTTACAGAGGTGGTGCTAAATTATTAGAAAGACGGCAACAGACGCTACCGCCTAAATCGAGTAAATAACTGCGACTGGTATATACCCAATTATTTTGGTTTGGTGGATGTAAGCAACAACGCTGCAGCATCAAGTGCGAAGAGTATAAAAATGATGAACGGGACCCGCGCCCTTACCTACATTAAGCTCATCGGCATGAGTTAGTGCTCTTGATAAATACTGCTTAGCATGTCCAACAGCTTCAGTGAGCTCAAAACCCTGCGCTAAATAAGACGCGATAGCAGAAGAAAGTGTGCACCCTGTTCCGTGAGTATTTTTGGTGACAATACGTTGGTGTGTATAGACCGCAGTTTGGTTTCTTTGAATAAGCCAATCTCGGCTTTCCTCACCTTTAAAGTGCCCACCTTTTAATAAAATATCTACGTTATGTAATTCTGAATGGGCTTTTAGCTTTTCAATAAACCCCTCAATTTCACGTTCTGACTTTGGTTCCGGCTCGCCAATTAATAAGCCCGCTTCGGGTAAATTTGGCGTTATGAGCCTTACTAATGGAATAAGCTTTTCTTTCAGCGTGTTAATGGCGGATAGTTGAATTAATGGGTCACCACTGGTGGCAACCATAACTGGATCTAACACCACATTCATTAAGTTATAGTGCGCTAACTTTTGGGCAATCACTTCAATCACACTACTATCATTAAGCATCCCTATTTTCACAGCTGCAATATTTATGTCTGAAAAGATGGCATCTAATTGCTGGCCAACAAATTCAGCAGAAACAGGGAAAATAGCATCGACACCTTGGGTATTTTGCGCAGTAAGAGCCGTAATCGCAGAACAAGCAAAACCACCAGTAGCAGAAATCGCTTTAATGTCGGCTTGAATGCCTGCGCCACCGCCAGAATCGGAGCCGGCAATGGTTAAAACATTAGGAATTTGAGGGGGAGATGTGTGGTATTGTTGGGACATAACATACTTCCTTATACGTGTGGAAGTAATATACATGCAGAGATAGAAGAGCGACCTACCACACGTTAATATTAGTTCCCTACGCCAGTGTTAATTGGATCAGGTTCAACGGGTCTCACAATTGTGATCTCAGCCTAATGGCTCCCCGACTAATGAAGCCTAATCTAAAGATTTGCCTCCATAATGTAAAGGCTAAATTAATTCACTTGTATTAAGCAATCATTAAGTTTCATTCGTTATTCTAGTGACTTCTATTTATTTGCCACTGTTAAGGAAACGCTATGGACATCACCTCTCCTTTTTTTCATTACTTAAAACAGCATCAATCAACTGCCATTCGCCACCTACATCTAACCGTGATGATGCTAGTACTCCTGGAAGTGTTACTCAGCAATATTATGCACGTGAATAAACAAGGAGAAATCGGTCAAAGCACGTTAGAGTATTTGGGAACATGGGCACATATCGTAGTCGGTATCAGTCTCGTGTTCTTTGGAAGCCTTTTTATTGTCGTCGCCTTTAAACAACGTGGATTTAAATATTACTTTCCATATCTTTGTAACCAGTGGCAACCGTTAAAATCTGACATTAAATTGCTCACTCAATTGACCTTGCCAGAATCAAAACCCTACGGTATTTCTTCTTGTATTCAAGGGTTGGGACTCGGTGCTTTATGTCTTGTTTATATAACCGGTATCAGTTGGTTTATCAGTTGGAACTTAAACCTCACTCTTGCGCCTAACCTATTACACTGGCATAAAACCTTAACAGGATTGGTTGAGGCTTACTTAGTTGGCCATGGTGTGATGGCAATCGTTCATATTTACAACCCGCTCAAACTAAAACGAGAAGTAATCAACTAACCCATTAACCAGAATAGGACGCATTGAATGGACACATGGCTGCTAGAACATCAAACCCTACTTCGAGCCAGTGTCTTTTTCATGGTCTTTGTTGTCATGGCCGGTTGGGAGCAGTTGGCCCCGAAAAAGCATCTCAGCCAGCCTAAATGGTATCGCTGGATAAACAATTTAAGTTTGGTGTTTTTTAATAGCTTTCTATTACCTTTCACTTTGCCATTTCTAGCGGTGGCAATGGCTTATCTTGTCGAAAGTCAGCAGCTCGGCCTTTTCTATTGGTTGAATACACCGACATGGTTCAACCTCATCCTCAGTCTTATCTTATTGGATATGATTATTTACTGGCAGCATCGACTATTCCATCGAATTCCCCTGCTTTGGCGTTTACATCGCGTTCATCACGCCGATCAAGATATCGATGTCACCACCGGTTCTCGTTTTCATTTCATTGAGATTTGGCTTTCAATGCTGATTAAACTCGTGACGATTGCTGTATTAGGGATTTCTCCTCTAGCTGTTTTTGTATTCGAAGTCATCCTCAACGCCAGTGCAATGTTTAACCATAGCAATATTTCACTGTCTCATCGTATTGATCAGCGTTTAAGGAAATGGATCGTCACGCCAGATATGCACCGAGTGCATCATTCGATTCACCGAAATGAAACTGACAGCAATTACGGGTTCTGTTTATCCATTTGGGATCGTTGGTTTGGTAGTTATATTGACCAACCGAAAGAAGGACATCAAAAGATGGTGATTGGGATTTCTTTGTTTCGAACGCCTCAAGAGCAATCGCTATGGCGGATGTTATTGCAGCCATTTAGAAAACAATAACGCAAGCCGAAGCCTGCGTTATGAATTCTTATATATTATTTGACCATCATGAAATCGATCTATTGGTAATGTTCATACATTTTATCTAACGAAATAGATAAACCATTCTCTGTCACTACCCGAACATGCTTATGGGTAATCTCGCGGATATTAGACACTCCACAAGAATGCGCCATAATGCCTAAACTGTAGTTGATGAAATGATTGTAATTCGCCACACGTTCAGTTTTATTCGTAACATCTAAACCTTGTTGACGCTTCACATCTTGTGTTGCGATGCCGGTTGGGCAGGTATCTTTGTTACACTGTAATGATTGAATGCAACCCAGTGCAAACATATAACCACGAGCACTGGTCACAAAATCGGCCCCCAGCGCAATCGCCCATGCTACTTTGGACGGTGTGATAAGTTTACCCGATGCAATCACTTTAATTCGATCGCGCAACCCATGATGCTGAAGGCGCGAAACCACATAAGGTAAGCTTTCTTTTAAAGTTAAACCGACGTAATCCATCAAAGGTTGCGGCGCGGCTCCAGTTCCGCCATCTGCGCTATCAATGGTAATAAAATCTGGGGCGCTTTCTTCACCGCGATGCTTAATCGCTTCTAACAATTGGTCAATCCACTCATAAGCACCGATCACCGCTTTAAAACCGACAGGCTTACCCGTCGTCTTTCGAACAAACTCAACCATATCTAATAAATCAGACACATTACGAATATCAATATGGCCATTTGGGCTAATCGAATCTTGCCCTTCTGGTATACCACGAATGTGAGCAATTTCTGCTGTCACTTTTTTACCGGGCAAAATACCACCTTTACCCGGCTTCGCACCTTGACTCATTTTAATTTCAAACATGCGAACTTGTTCATGAGATGCCGCTTGTTTCAGTTTTTCAGCACTTAAATGGCCAAGTTCGTTACGGACGCCATATTTAGCTGTGCCAATTTGCACCACTAAATCAGCTCCACTTTCTAAATGATAAGAAGTGAGCCCTCCTTCTCCTGTATTCATCCAACAACCTGCTTTCTTCGCTCCTTGAGATAACGCACGTACTGCAGGCTTAGAGATCGCGCCATAGCTCATGCCTGAGATATTGAATATGGATTTTGTGGTGTACGGCTTTTGGGCATAAGGGCCAATCGTTACTTCACCAGGTTCGGTAGCATCTTGATCTAAGGTGGGAAATGGGCAATTCATGAATAAAATGGTGCCCGCAGGATCAAGATTTCGTGTTGAACCAAAGGCTATGGTGTTATCGACATTTTTAGCCGCACGATAAACCCAAGAACGCTCAGCTCGGTTAAATGGCATTTCTTCACGATCCATCGCAAAGAAATACTGACGAAAAAACTCACCTTGTTTTTCAAAGAAATAACGTAAACGACCAATAACGGGATAATTATGGCGAATCGCATGCACATGCTGTTTTTTATCTACGATATACATATAAACCAGCGCAACCACAGATAACGCCAGTAAGACCATAAAAAGACCGGCAACCAGATCGACGATAAAAGAAACACTCTCAGCCATTGGTACTCCCTTAAATATTTTCAAAGTAAAAATATGGTGTGCAGCCGTTTTAACATGCTCAGATATTTATAATTGTGAACAAGCAGGAATAAACATCACAATTAATCATTGTTAATTGCAATTTAATCAAAAGAACTTAAGCCAGCGTAATAGAATGAACTCCAACACGAATGTGACACCAAGCCCAGCACAAAAGATAAAGAACGCTAATGGGTTATCTACCCCAGGAATACCGCCAACATTAATACCCAGCAGGCCAGTTAGAAAGCTCACGGGTAAGAAAATGGCGGCAATTACGGTAAACAAATAGGTGTTCCGGTTCATTTTCTCGGCTTGTTCTTGCTCTATATCCGCTTTGATCAATTGAATCTGTTCAATATAAAAATCAATCGATTCATTAATCCGAATCACGGTATCCAAGGCATTGCGCATTTTGAGTTCCACATCTTCCATTTCTGGATGGTCAATCTCTAAGAAATCATCGTGCGCATAACGTTGCGGCTTCATAAAACGGCGAAGTTTTAGTAAACGCTTATGAATGATATGCAGATCGCTGTTTTTACCATCGCCTTCTTCAATTTCAAATAGTTGCTCTTCAACCTCATTCAAAAAACCGGCAATGTTTTGGTTTAAACCTTCAATAATGGACAGTAATAAACGAGCGGTGCTTTTCGGGCCTTTCTGTTCACGTAATGCTTGGCGAATGCCAGTAATCGCTTTTGAGGAAATTTTACGCGTGGAGATCAGCGTCCCTTTATGCCAAAGAATTCGAACACTGAGCATGTCATCAGGCTTTGCGCCCTCATTTAAGTTAACGCCACGCATGATTAATAGAAAAGATTGATCTTCAAAGATCTCAAAACGAGGGCGAGTATCATCGGCAAGCAAACTATCCACTACACCGCTTTCAAAATCATTGTCTAGTAGCCATTCACGTAACGCGCCCGCCTCACGCTGACAGTGATACCAATGATTTTCTTTTAACATTTCTAACGGTTCTTGTGGCTCAACCAATTGGGCTGGTTGGGTTGAAAAATCCCACTGTTCAATCAAAAAGCTGTGTGACATATTACCTGCTCTCACTTTTTCTATTGTCTTCACTTATTTGATGTTATTAACGCAGAGGTTACATAAAGGTGCAAGAAATAGTTATGCTATGAAGCACTTACTCGTACAATGGTATCAAAATATCAATTTAGCATTGTTACCGCGCCATTAATGACAATACGCTTGCAAAGGAAGCCATCAAGCTATGAAAAAACTCATTATTCGAAAAATAAAAATAGGCATGCTGTTTGTGATCCCTTTGGTGATCGCCTGCTGGGTTGTCAACGCCGTCGTGACTTTCATGGATAAAACTGCCAGCTACTTTTTACCTGATAGCCTACACCAAACATTAAGCAATATATGGGGCTTTGGTTTAATTACCGCGATTATCTTAATGTTCATTATTGGCATTATCTTTGACGGGAGTTTACAGCAACGCTTTTACAGTTGGTTATCCGATAAAACCATTAACCGTATTCCGGGTTTTGGTATTATTCATAGCTCGACCAAGCAAATCATGGAAGCTTTGACCTCCGATGAATCGCCATTCAAAAAACCAGCTTTCGCCCGTTCATGGTCTGGCCCCAATTCAAAAGAAATCGTGTTTGATTTAGGCCCAACCTGGATGATCCCAAACCAAAGTGGCGAAATGTTTTTAGGGCCTGATGGTGAGTTTTATCCGGTTCCTGAAGAAGGCTATCGAGTCGTTTTTGTACCGCAAGCCATTAACTTATCCAATGGCTATGTCCGTTTCGAAAAAGAAGAAGATTTATTATACGTGCCCCATCTTGCGGTCGAACAATTAACCGCCACGCTGATTTCATGTGGCTTAACCTTGCCTAAAAAGCCAGATGATGCGTTAGGGAAAGTGTTAAAGAATGAGCAAGAAATGCAGCAAGCCTTAGAAGAATGGAAGAATAACCAAGCCTCAGAGCCCACTCGTCATAAAAAGCATTAATGCAAAATGAACAAATGAAAGCCCGCCTATTTTGTTATGGAAATAGGCGGGCTTTTTTATTTGATTATATTATGACGCCGCTATTGAAAAGCGGCTCGTTGCGATAGTTTGTCATACCAAGCTTGAATATGAGGGTAAGCCTCTAATGCTTTAATTTCTAATGCTTTCTCACAAACAACACCGACGAAAAGAAAACCGGTAATATCTGCCACACTCAGCTTAGTCCCCGCCACATAATCATTGCGGCTTAATTGCTTATCCAGTTTAGGTAAGAACTCTTCAACGCGGCGTTTTGATTCTTCCCCCCATGCTGGCACGCAACGTTCACGGTCACTATAAACGCCCGATAAATTGCGAAATGCCTGAAAACCAGCGTACAAACCATCAAACTCAACAATTCGTTGCCACATTTCCACTAACCCTTTTTCTTCAGGTGTGGTGCCAAACAAAGACGTATCATTATGTTTCTCGGCGAAAAAGCGACAAATCGCAATGGTTTCACTAATGCAGGTGCCATCATCTAGCTCAAGCATTGGCACTTTACCATTAACGCTTTTCTCTTGATATTCTGCGTTTAAGTTTGCCCCTTCACGGACATTGAGTTGCACACGGTCAACTTCGATACCTAATTCTTTTAAAAAGATCCCAACTCGACGTGAGCTTGGATTAGCAGCAAATTCATATATTTTCATCAGTGGTTCCCTTTTCTGAACATTCGCTTATCGACAAATCAATAATCCATTTACAATGAGCGGACTATTAAGTTAAAACTTTCAAATTAGGCCAAGTTTTTAACCAAGCTTTAGAATGAACTCGATATTCAAAGACCTCTTTATTTCGTTTGGGGTTGTGCGTCACTTCAAGTGCAAATAACGAATCAAACCCAAAGGCTGAAATACATTCTAGTTCACCATCAGCTTTCTTACGTATCGCGACCGCCGTTTCTTTTTCCGGCCAATAACCCATTGCATCGACCACGCTGACGTATGGGTTATCATGATTGCGGTGATGCATCATCGCTTGATTTCTTACTTGCCAATTCACATTCGGCATCATCCCTTTTAGCCTGGTTTCATATTCAAGATCAACATGATTGCCCACATTTGTCGAATCAAAATAGATCACATCAATGTCATTTAACGGCGTTGGTTCACTTTTATGGTGTAAAGCGTCCCAAACTAGGTTTCGTACAAAACCCGCCGCAATATACCCTTCGGGTAAATCTAATAAAGCGACGCAATCCAACGCTTTTAATCGCAACGTATCTTGCTTGACCAGTTCAACGATTTTATTCACGTTATTCATCTTTTATCTTTTATCTTTTATCTTTTATCTTTTATCTTTCAAAAATGATAAACCGTACCCTGAAAACAAAAATGGCAGACTGACTCCGGTGTTTCAACCTTTATCATATCTGCCATTTTAGCTAACGGTCTGATGTTAAGAAGCGGATTACCACATCAAATCATCTGGCACGACGAAATCTGCGTATGGATCGTCTTCATCTTGCTCTTCTTGAGTCAGAACATTGTTCAGTACAATACTTTCTTCATCACGTTGGAAGATTTTATCTGCCACACTCGCCGGAATGATCGCGTAGCCTTCTAAATAGCGCGCAATCGCCAGACGACCTTTGGTCAATTGGCCTTGAGTTGGCTTATCAACATAAAGCTTCTTCACTAATGCACCGTCTGTAAAGTTATAACCGATCTCACCGTCTGGGATCTCAATGCGGTTCATCTCAATCAATTGCTTCACTTGTGCTTTCAGCTCTTTAGTTAATTGCTGTTTTTTCTGCTCAGCATTTAACGCTTTATCACGCTCAAGTTGCGCTTTCTTATTCGCTTCTACCGCCTCTCTTGCTTCACGAGCTTGAACGCGAGATTTTTTCGATGACTTCTTCGCTTTCTCTAATTTCTTATTACTTACCAAGCCTGCTTTTAGCATTTGCTCTTGTAGTGTCAGTTTTGCCATGATGCTCTCTTTACAACGTAATCTTTGCGGTGATTATACCTTTAAAAAGATCCAATT contains:
- a CDS encoding DUF502 domain-containing protein, with the translated sequence MKKLIIRKIKIGMLFVIPLVIACWVVNAVVTFMDKTASYFLPDSLHQTLSNIWGFGLITAIILMFIIGIIFDGSLQQRFYSWLSDKTINRIPGFGIIHSSTKQIMEALTSDESPFKKPAFARSWSGPNSKEIVFDLGPTWMIPNQSGEMFLGPDGEFYPVPEEGYRVVFVPQAINLSNGYVRFEKEEDLLYVPHLAVEQLTATLISCGLTLPKKPDDALGKVLKNEQEMQQALEEWKNNQASEPTRHKKH
- a CDS encoding sensor domain-containing diguanylate cyclase, with protein sequence MIVLDNRTLLVAVSLITIGASIVLAFLWRIRPKSTGVGHWALGITLIGAGSVFTVARGYIPMFISIVVVNTAIVLGMQLIFHGLRIFTERKPFIFYDFVITFLTAFLFYYFYYIYPSLTIRTVLYSFLVATVCIAIVFTLVTDNNRVRKKSSHPVAIIFGLFAFFHVMRGIMEILYPNGKAPLDGGVAETILYLSSIFIISGLAITLVLQTYSILESKFRSYLLAMEHSASSIMIVNRDWTIEYANPELIKKTGYSKEELFGANIDILHPKEVMAEEMPVILQRLEDGYVWRGELKSLKKNGELFWELASIAPMVQANGKITHYVKIKEDITDLKAAKQKIHHMAYHDILTGLPTRTLFMQRLTDSIASAKAHNRKVAVLFLDLDGFKAVNDSFGHNAGDELLKSVAQSLRRCVRDEDTIARMGGDEFLIVLNHVSDKQVIANVAQRMLEAIETPLKFNEIQLSVTASIGISMYPDDNDDPKELIKLADKAMYDIKHAGKSGYRFYN
- the thiD gene encoding bifunctional hydroxymethylpyrimidine kinase/phosphomethylpyrimidine kinase — encoded protein: MSQQYHTSPPQIPNVLTIAGSDSGGGAGIQADIKAISATGGFACSAITALTAQNTQGVDAIFPVSAEFVGQQLDAIFSDINIAAVKIGMLNDSSVIEVIAQKLAHYNLMNVVLDPVMVATSGDPLIQLSAINTLKEKLIPLVRLITPNLPEAGLLIGEPEPKSEREIEGFIEKLKAHSELHNVDILLKGGHFKGEESRDWLIQRNQTAVYTHQRIVTKNTHGTGCTLSSAIASYLAQGFELTEAVGHAKQYLSRALTHADELNVGKGAGPVHHFYTLRT
- a CDS encoding dicarboxylate/amino acid:cation symporter, whose protein sequence is MTNDNKNKRSLTSKILFGMFAGILCGFLIRNFFSGNEFIDGYIVNGLFDVGGKIFIASLKMLVIPLVFVSLVCGTSSLKDITTLGRLGGKTLAFYITTTAVAITLALVMGIFFQPGAGADLTSATSFSTAEAPSLGQVIVGMFPSNPMAAMSQGNTLQVIVFAVLFGIAISLAGEAGQRVANFFNDVNEVIMKLVTILMEVAPYGIFFLMAKLFTGLGLDAIGNLAAYFLVLVSALLIHAFITYSVLLKVLSGLNPIAFWKKMKDAIMFAFSTASSNATIPVTMETATHRLGVSNKIASFTVPLGATINMDGTAIMQGVATAFIAQAFNVDLSLGDYATVILTATLASVGTAGVPGVGLIMLAMVLNQVGLPLEGIALIMGVDRLLDMIRTAVNITGDSVVTCIVAKSENELNIDTFNDPKAGEIELGLRSKS
- a CDS encoding zinc transporter ZntB; the protein is MSHSFLIEQWDFSTQPAQLVEPQEPLEMLKENHWYHCQREAGALREWLLDNDFESGVVDSLLADDTRPRFEIFEDQSFLLIMRGVNLNEGAKPDDMLSVRILWHKGTLISTRKISSKAITGIRQALREQKGPKSTARLLLSIIEGLNQNIAGFLNEVEEQLFEIEEGDGKNSDLHIIHKRLLKLRRFMKPQRYAHDDFLEIDHPEMEDVELKMRNALDTVIRINESIDFYIEQIQLIKADIEQEQAEKMNRNTYLFTVIAAIFLPVSFLTGLLGINVGGIPGVDNPLAFFIFCAGLGVTFVLEFILLRWLKFF
- a CDS encoding sterol desaturase family protein gives rise to the protein MLEHQTLLRASVFFMVFVVMAGWEQLAPKKHLSQPKWYRWINNLSLVFFNSFLLPFTLPFLAVAMAYLVESQQLGLFYWLNTPTWFNLILSLILLDMIIYWQHRLFHRIPLLWRLHRVHHADQDIDVTTGSRFHFIEIWLSMLIKLVTIAVLGISPLAVFVFEVILNASAMFNHSNISLSHRIDQRLRKWIVTPDMHRVHHSIHRNETDSNYGFCLSIWDRWFGSYIDQPKEGHQKMVIGISLFRTPQEQSLWRMLLQPFRKQ
- a CDS encoding cytochrome b/b6 domain-containing protein: MDITSPFFHYLKQHQSTAIRHLHLTVMMLVLLEVLLSNIMHVNKQGEIGQSTLEYLGTWAHIVVGISLVFFGSLFIVVAFKQRGFKYYFPYLCNQWQPLKSDIKLLTQLTLPESKPYGISSCIQGLGLGALCLVYITGISWFISWNLNLTLAPNLLHWHKTLTGLVEAYLVGHGVMAIVHIYNPLKLKREVIN
- a CDS encoding DMT family transporter, with product MNQETKATLILICTTIFAGLGWIFSKQAIMGLPPFAFIGTRFIAASILLFPFCYKQLFKLTRTQIINSASVGILMSCALLTWVTAISVTDTLAEGAFISSLAMLFAPLVGWALFKQKPIRMFWISLPFAILGLGFLSLSNGYHHSPSQIWFLISAFMLAFHFNFNAKYAQSVPSLVLACIQLFVVGVIGTIASLILEEWPEHVSETTWMWLALSTIVATSLRYVMQTMGQKLTTSGNAAIIMILEPVWASSLSVVFYGDDMPAGKVIGCTLILWSLFVYRGGAKLLERRQQTLPPKSSK
- a CDS encoding FMN-binding glutamate synthase family protein yields the protein MAESVSFIVDLVAGLFMVLLALSVVALVYMYIVDKKQHVHAIRHNYPVIGRLRYFFEKQGEFFRQYFFAMDREEMPFNRAERSWVYRAAKNVDNTIAFGSTRNLDPAGTILFMNCPFPTLDQDATEPGEVTIGPYAQKPYTTKSIFNISGMSYGAISKPAVRALSQGAKKAGCWMNTGEGGLTSYHLESGADLVVQIGTAKYGVRNELGHLSAEKLKQAASHEQVRMFEIKMSQGAKPGKGGILPGKKVTAEIAHIRGIPEGQDSISPNGHIDIRNVSDLLDMVEFVRKTTGKPVGFKAVIGAYEWIDQLLEAIKHRGEESAPDFITIDSADGGTGAAPQPLMDYVGLTLKESLPYVVSRLQHHGLRDRIKVIASGKLITPSKVAWAIALGADFVTSARGYMFALGCIQSLQCNKDTCPTGIATQDVKRQQGLDVTNKTERVANYNHFINYSLGIMAHSCGVSNIREITHKHVRVVTENGLSISLDKMYEHYQ